From the genome of Polynucleobacter sp. AM-7D1:
GATAGTGTTCCTAAGGCTCAGCTTGCTCAGATGTCGGAGGCAGACTTTGGTGGGATCATTATTTTGGGCGGCGCCATTGAGGGTGGCGAGATTGCAGTAGATCGTGGTGAGGTATCAATTTATTCTGCTGCTGAGCGAGTCACCAAGGCCTTTGAGCTTATTCGTAAGTATCCCGATCTACCTTTTATCTTTAGCGGCTTCTCTAATCGCCTCTCTCCGATAGGAGTATCTGAGGCGGATGCCTTCAAACAGCTGGTAGCGGAGCAGGGCTTGCTAGACAGAAATGCCCATTATGAAAACCAATCCCGCAATACCTATGAAAATGTCATATTGATGAAGCCCATGATCTTGGATTTAGGAGCTAGGGGCATCAAAGAGGCTGATGCGCCCCCAAAACCTTGGCTTTTGATTACTTCGGCATCACATATGTATCGATCGGTAAAGATTTTCCAAAAACAAGGGATTTCGGTAATTCCCGTTTCGGTGGATTACCAAACGGGAAATCGATTGAATTGGAGCTCATTTGATCTGATGGAGGGGGGTAAGCTGTGGAATAACTTCCTGCATGAGGCGGTGGGGCTTCTAGCCTACTGGATCACTGGAAAGATCTAACTAGGGCAGGGAATTCGGTAAAATAAACTCACATGAACACGGCTAAAAAAGCCCCTGTGGGTAAGGCTGCAACACCCACCCAGACTTCCCAGACTTTTGCTGCTGGGTCCTCAATTGCTTATTCTGCTGATCATCTAGCAAACCAATTCCTAATTGCCATGCCTGGCATGGTCGACCCCAACTTTGCGGGTTCAGTCATTTATCTTTTTGAGCATACCGAGCGAGGCGCAATGGGCTTGGTGATTAATCGCCCGACTGAGCTCGATATGGGTGCCTTATTTGAAAAAATTGAGGTCAAGCTGGAGGCTGAGCCAGTATCTGAACAGCCGGTCTATTTTGGTGGTCCAGTGCAGATCGAACGTGGTTTTGTCTTGCATGAACCCAGCACAGAGGTGGCTTATAGCTCCTCTTTGGCCGTTCCAGGCGGTTTGACTATGACAACGTCTAAGGATGTGCTTGAGGCCGTGGCAACAGGTTCTGGACCTAGTAAATTTTTAATGACCTTGGGTTATGCGGGCTGGAGTGCTGGTCAGCTCGAAGAGGAAATCACCCTCAATGGCTGGATCAACGTTCCTTTATCCCAGCAGCAAATGATTGAGATCATTTTTAATACCCCCTCTAGCCAGCGCTACGAGAGGACGATGGGTCTTTTGGGCTTTGATTCATCCCATCTTTCTGGAGAGGCAGGGCATGCCTGAAAGCATTAAGAAGGATGTGGAGTTGACAGTTATGGCCTTTGACTTCGGGACACGACGTATTGGTGTTGCTGTCGGAAATACGCTCACTTGCTTAGGGCAGCCTATTAAAACCATCGCAGAGTCATCTAGCGATGGCGCATTCAAAGTCATTGAGGGGCTTTTGAGGGAGTGGCGGCCTAATCGCCTGGTAGTTGGCTTACCTTGCCACCCTGACGGTACTGAGCATGAGATGAGTGCCAAGGCTCGCCGCTTTGGCAATCAACTGCATGGACGCTTTCAGTTGCCAGTGGAGTGGGTCGATGAGCGCTATACCTCCGCTGTTTTAGAGGGTGATCCCGATATGCGAGACAATTTGGATGCCGAGTCTGCGGCCTTGATTTTGGAGCAGTATTTCCTTGAGAAGAATTGGATTAATTGAGATGAATGCAGAGCAGTCCTATCTGAAATTACTAGATACTTTGAGTCAGCGCAAAAAGGCGGGCGATTCATTTGAGTTGACCGGTCTTGCAATGGGTGGGGCTTGGATTGCAGAGCGTTTAGCTACAGATTTAAATTTTTCTCACTTTGGCATCATTAACGTGGCATTTCATCGAGATGACTATGCAGAGAAGGGCATGACAGCGCTTCGTACTGCCGGCACCATGCCTACCCATCTTCCTTTTGAGGTCAATAGCGCAAACGTGATTTTGATTGATGATGTTTTGCTCACTGGTCGTACGGTTCGTGCAGCACTCAATGAATTATTTGATTTTGGTAGACCTGCCCAGGTGGAGTTGATGGTTTTGGCAGATCGCGAGAATCGTGAATTACCAATCTCTGCTGACTTTGTAGGAGAGCAAGTGAGCGTTCCCGATAATCAAATTTTAGTTTTACAAAAAGATAATGCTGGTAAATTCAGCTTCCAATTAGAGGAGCGTGCAGCATGAGCGGAATGAACGACTTAGTAAATGCCCCGGTAAATCAATTTAATGCCGCTGGTGAGTTAACTCACTTGCTCACTTTAGAGGGTTTACCAAAAGAGCAAATTCTCCACATCCTCGATACTGCACAACGGTTTGTGAGTGTGACGGATCCTGCAAGAGAAGTGAAGAAAGTACCACTACTTCGTGGCAAGAGCGTCTTCAATCTGTTCTTTGAAAACTCAACACGTACTCGCACAACTTTTGAGATAGCTGCTAAACGCTTATCGGCAGATGTCATTAACTTAGATATCTCTACATCTTCAACTGCAAAAGGCGAAAGTCTTTTAGATACGATAGACAACTTAGTGGCAATGCAGGCAGATATATTTGTTGTGCGACATGGTGTTTCAAGGGCGCCTATTGAAATTGCGCAACACGTGCCTGCACATGTGCATGTTGTCAATGCAGGTGATGGTAGTCATCAGCATCCCACCCAGGGCTTGCTAGATATGTATACGATGCGCCATTTCAAAAAGGACTTTAGTGGCTTGAAGATCGCAATTGTTGGTGACATCGTTCATAGCCGTGTAGCGAAATCTAATATTTGTGCCTTGAGAACCTTGGGTTGCACTGATATTTGTGCGATTGGTCCCGAGAGTCTTTTGCCGAGCAATTTAGATATGTTGGGAGTGAAGGTTTTTCATAGTATGGAAGAGGGTTTGAAAGGTGTTGATGTTGTCATGACCTTACGTATTCAGAAGGAACGTATGGAAGTGGGTCAAGTGCCCGAGGGTGATGCATTCTTTAAGCAGTATGGCTTAACTCCGACACGTTTAGCTCTGGCGAAACCCGATGCTATTGTGATGCACCCGGGCCCCATGAACCGAGGTGTTGAAATTGACTCCGCTGTAGCAGATGGCTCCCAGTCAGTCATCCTAAACCAGGTATCCTTTGGTATTGCGGTGCGCATGGCGGTAATGTCTATTGTTGCTAGTAATTAATTATTCAAGCTCTACTGACATTTTTCAAAATTTGAAGGGGCATAAAATGATCTTGGTCACGGGAGGGGCTGGATTTATTGGTGGAAATTTTGTACTCGATTGGTTAAAGGTGCCTAGCAATGAGGGTGTCGTCAATTTGGATAAGTTGACCTATGCTGGCAACTTGGCAACTCTGGATTCGCTAAAGCATGATGCTCGACACACCTTTGTACATGGCGATATTGGCGATAAAGAGTTGGTCGCCAACTTGCTGAGAGAGCATCGGCCTCGTGCGGTTATTAATTTTGCTGCTGAGAGCCATGTTGATCACTCTATTCACGGTCCGGCTGAGTTTGTAACAACGAATATTGTGGGTACTTTTAATCTTCTAGAGTGTGCTCGCGAGTATTGGAATAATTTGGATGATTCTGCGAAGAGCAACTTCCGCTTTCATCATGTATCAACCGATGAAGTCTACGGATCACTTTCTGCCAGTGATCCTGCATTTACAGAAACAAACTCATATAAGCCTAATAGCCCATATTCTGCATCTAAAGCTGCATCTGACCACTTAGTTCGGGCATGGTTTCATACCTATGGCTTCCCGGTGCTTACGACAAATTGCTCTAATAACTATGGGCCATATCACTTCCCGGAGAAGTTGATTCCTTTAGCAATTCTGAATGCACTGAATAGCAAGCCGCTGCCAATTTATGGTGATGGCGAGCAGATTCGCGATTGGCTCTATGTCGGCGATCATTGCTCCGCAATTCGTGAGGTATTGGCTAAAGGTACTTTGGGTGAGTCCTACAACATTGGTGGTTGGAATGAAAAAGACAATATTGATGTCGTTAAAATGATCTGTACGATTTTGGATGAGCTGAAACCTCGCGCTGATGGCAAGTCGTATGTAGATCAAATTACTTACGTTAAAGACCGTCCTGGGCATGATCGTCGTTATGCTATTGATGCAAGCAAGGTTGAGCGTGAGCTCGGTTGGAAGCCTGCGGAAACATTTGACACGGGTATTCTCAAGACTGTGCAATGGTATTTGGATAATCCTGTTTGGATCGAGGGCGTAGTAAGCGGTTCTTACCGTGGTTGGCTTTCTAAGTAGTGCAACCAAAGAGCATATGAATATCCTCGTATTTGGTAAAGATGGCCAATTAGGAAAAACTTTTCAAGAGGTGTTGGGCAGACTTGGCTCGGCTTTGATTGCGAAGCTCGTGATTCAGTATGTTGGACGCTCCGAATGTGATCTGAGTAATGAGGAGGCATTAAATCAATTGCTCAATCAATTTCAGCCGCAGTTCATTATTAATGCCTCCGCCTATACCGCTGTTGATAAGGCGGAGACGGATTCTTTTGCAGCCTTTGCAATTAATGCTAGGGCGCCTGAGATAATGGCGCAATATGCCGCAAACCATGGCGCTACTTTTTTACACTTCTCAACGGACTATGTTTTTGATGGTGAGAAGTATGGTTTTTATTTGGAGGATGATTTACTTAATCCTCTAGGGGTATACGGCAAAAGTAAGGCCGCAGGAGAAGAGGCTATTGCCAGAGCATTTTTTCAAGTTAAAGGCATTGGTCAATATGCTATTTTCAGAACAAGCTGGATATATGGCGGTGGTAGCAATTTCATTCGCACTATTTTGCGTTTGGCCAAAGATCGTGAAGAGCTGAAAATCATTGACGATCAATTTGGTGTTCCGACAAGCGCTAATTGGTTAGCGCAAGTGAGTCTGAATTTGGCCCTAGATGAACATGCTTGCTTAAGAAGGTTCGTATCTGGAATCTATCATGCTGTTCCCGCTGGGGAGACTACTTGGCATGGTTTGGGGTGTTTGGCTGTACAAGTAGCATTAGATGCTGGTGTGATCCTGAAGACCAATCCAGATGCAATTAAACCTATCCTCGCTGCGGATTACCCCCTGCCTGCCCCAAGACCAATGAATTCAACAATGTCTAGTGATAAATTGCGGCTTGCCCTAAGCGGATTAGAAGTCAATGCCTCCAACTCTTATAATGATTCGGTTGGGATTATTGAGTTTCCAGAGTGGGATGTGATGGTGCGTAAATATGTAATAAGCTTGGCTCGCGATCAATTGATTTAAATATATTGGGACTGTAATGGCGATTAATCGCAAAGGTATTATTTTGGCTGGGGGCTCTGGTACCCGTTTATACCCAGTAACTCAAGCTGTCTCTAAACAGCTCATGCCGGTGTATGATAAGCCGATGGTCTATTATCCATTGACCACCTTAATGCTTGCTGGCATAAGAGATATTTTGTTGATTTCTACCCCACATGACTCCCCGCGTTTCGCTGAATTGCTAGGCGATGGTTCTCAATGGGGTCTCAATATTGCGTATTGTATTCAACCATCGCCTGATGGCTTGGCGCAAGCATTTACTTTGGGAAAAAACTTTATTGGCAATAACCCAAGCGCTTTAGTGTTGGGCGACAATATTTTTTACGGTCATGAGTTAGTTGATAAGCTCGATAGCGCTAATGAGCGCGTTAGTTGTGCAACTATATTTGCTTATCACGTTAAGGATCCTAGTCGATACGGTGTTATCGAATTTGATAAAGATTGCAAAGCTTTGTCTATTAAAGAGAAGCCCCTCAATCCACGAAGTAGTTATGCAGTAACGGGGCTTTATTTCTATGATAATCAAGTGTGTGATATCGCCTCTTCGATTCAACCTAGTGCGCGTGGTGAGCTGGAGATTACTGATATCAACCGCGTGTACCTCGAAAAGAATCAGCTCAGAGTGGAAATTATGGGGCGTGGTTTTGCGTGGTTAGATACTGGAACACATGATTCTCTGTTAGACGCAGCAGGTTTTATTGCTACCTTGCAAAAACGTCAAGGTCTTATGGTGTCATGCCCTGAAGAAATTGCTTATCGTCAAGGCTGGATTACTGCAGAAGATGTTCTCACAATTGCCACCAAATTGTACAAGAGTAATTACGGGCAATATTTAGCGAGGCTTTTGAATGAGGTTAATGCACCCGCCCAATCAGGCTCCATGTCCCATACAAAGACCGTCGGATTGAGGTAGCCATGAGTATCCTCTCTAAGTTTCAGGTAATGCCTACTGCTATTCATGATGTTTTGGTGATTGAACCTACAGTATTTGTTGATCATCGCGGCTGCTTTATAGAATCCTTTAACGCCCTAGACTTTGCAGCCGCCACGGGTTTGACTGTGAATTTTGTTCAAGATAATCATTCATTTTCAGGTCAATGGACTCTGCGCGGCATGCATTATCAATTAAAGCAAACCCAAGGTAAGTTAGTTCGGGTGGTTGTTGGCAGAATATTTGATGTAACGGTCGATATTCGTAAAAACTCTCCTACATATGGCAAGTGGGCTGGCTTGGAATTAAGCGCTCAAAACCACAAGCAATTATGGATACCGGCTGGTTTAGCGCATGGCTTTTTGGTCTTGTCGGAAACTGCTGAGTTTTTGTATAAAACAACTGATTACTATCACCCGCAAAGCGAAGCCTGTCTAGCTTGGGACGATCCAACTGTTGGTATTGATTGGCCTTTGCCTGCAGGCATCCCCCCCAATATGAATGCTAAAGATTCTGCAGGTTTATCGTGGGATGTTGCCCCTAAGTTTTAATCAAATTTAGGTGTATTTACAAAAGATAAGATAATGCTCGCATGAGCACTTCGCCCAAAATCCTGTTGGTGAAACTATCCTCTCTTGGGGACGTATTGCATAACTTGCCGATTGTGTGGGATTTACGTGCGCGTTTGCCGGATGCACAAATTGACTGGGTGGTCGAAGAAGGGTATGTCCACTTACTTGAGCCCTTGCTGTCGCGTGATGGTTTTCGAGGAATCGATCGTATCATTCCCTTTGGATTACGTCGCTGGAAGAAAAATATTTTTAAGTTAGCGACGTGGAAAGAGTTTTTTGCATTTAAAAATGCCCTTCAAGTTTGCACTTATGACGTATTGATCGAAACGCAGGGCCTACTCAAATCTGCCATCGTTTGCTCCCTGGCTAAGAAAAGTTCTGACGTTGTAGTTGCAGGCCTTGCTAATGCAACAGAGTTCTCAGGTTACGAACCGTTGTCGAGATCTTTTTATAATCAGCCAGTGCGGGTCCCCAAGCGGTGCCATGCGGTTGATCGTTCACGCTGGGTGATGTGTTCAGCTTTAGATCTGCCATTGCTGGAGAGAAGTGATGCGCCTGAGTTTTATCCCAAAGCATTTGTAAAAAATATTCCAAGCGCTGTAATCCAAGGCTTGAAAGTGCCCTTTATTCTTTGTTTTCATTCGACTGCACGTGAAGCGAAGCGTTGGTCTAATGACGATTGGATTACGCTAGGCAAAGATTTATCTGCCAGAGGATATCAAGTGGTTTTCCCTTGGGGCAGCGCCAAGGAGAAATCTGTCAGTATGTCTCTTGCAGAGCAGATTCCTGGAGCGCTTGTACCTCCGTCATTTTCGATTGAAGAGGCATTCTCAGTCATTGCTGGAGCTGCTTTAACAGTGGGGGTAGATACTGGTCTGACTCATCTGGCGGCGGTCCTGGATAAGCTGACTGTAGAGATTTATTGCGATTCACCACGTTGGAAAACAGAAGGCTATTGGTCTGATCGAATTTGTAACGTGGGCGATATTCAAAACCCAGCCAGCGTTCAAGAGGTTCTTGGCGCATCTTTAAAGCTTCTAGATCAAGCTTAAATATTGACAGATTTTTAGTTATTAACGCAGTAAGGTATTGATAGAGATGAGATCTTCATCTGATAGTGCCGCCGCATGTGCCTTTAGCTTTATGGCATTCATAATTGTGTTGTAGCGCGCTTGTTGTAGTTGTGAGCGTGTAGTGATCACGGTGTCTAAAGCAATTAATACATCGATATTGATCAAAGTCCCGACCTGAAATCCCAGCTTACTAGACTCCAGCGCTGAAGTGGATGAGCGCTCAGCTGCCTCATAGGCTTTGACGCTGGCTAGGCCACCATAGAAGCCAGTGAATGCTGCACGGGTACTTTGGGCTGCAGTACGGCGTGCATTGTCATAGTTTGCCTTTGCTGCATCTAGCAGGGCAGCATTCTGACGAATCAGCGAGCTGTTGTATCCGCCTGAGACTAAGGGGATAGTCATCTGTAAAGCAATAGTGTTGTTATAAATATTTGTTTGTGACGGCGTTAAGCTATTGGCCGATCCATTCGAGGTGTTGTAGCCAGCGGTACCTACAAAATTAAGAGAGGGATAGTTCAGCGCTTGCGAGGCGTTATAGCTACTTTCAGCTAAGCTGACAGATAGCTGACCGGCTAGCACATTGAAGTTTGCAGCCTCTGCTTGATGTATCCAATCCTCAAGGGTTTGGCCTTGTGGCAAATGGGGATTTACGTTATCTGCAACTGGAATGCCATTACTGTCTTTTGCTTTAGAGCGAGGGTCTTTGAGAACGCCATCAATCTTAGCCTCTTTAGTGAGTGGCTTTAAGGCGCTGACTGGACGACCAACCAATTGCTCTAATACACCACGTTTCACAATCAGATCTGCCTGAGCAGCAATTTCTTGAGAATTAGCAAGGTCAAGAGCTGCTTGTGCGGTGTTGACATCAACAATGGTGGCCAGTCCAGCATCAAACTTGGCTTGAGCAATCTCTAGTTGCTGTTTGATTAACCCTTTTTTATTACGATAGAGCTCTACGTTATCTTGGCTGGTGAGTGCATCAAAGTAGGCTTGCGATACTCTGATGATTAAATCTTGTTGCGCTAAGTAAAAGCGCATATCCGCAATCTTGGTATTGAGGTCACCTTGTTTAAATGCCTCAAATGCTGCCATATTGAAGACAGGTTGAGTGAGGGTGACGGTATAGTTTTTTTGGTCGTATACCCGATTGCTAGGATATGAGCTAGCAGGAGTATTGCCTGCTGCATGCTGATAGTAGCGAGTGCCCCCAGGTACAGCGCTAGCCTGTGGGAGTAAGAGGGATAAGCCCTGCCAATAAAGCTCTTTACTAGCTTGATAGTTAAAACGAGCAGCATTTAATACGGGATCGCTAAATGCTGCTTCTTGGTAGAGTCGAATTAAATCAGTTACCTGACTAGTATTAGTTGCACTGTTAGCGCTGACATTAGATGGTGCTACATTGATCGGAATGGCTTGCTTTGGCAAAGCGACCATCTGCGGCGGCATGTCTAGACCTGCTAAAGACTGTGCACTCACACGGCTTGGCAATGAAGATTTGGCCCC
Proteins encoded in this window:
- a CDS encoding YdcF family protein, with translation MDTLFFVFSKLVQFCIEPLNWVIVFVALSLLFLSLRKPHLCKRFLLFALADLLLVGWLPTSEVFLRTLEDSVPKAQLAQMSEADFGGIIILGGAIEGGEIAVDRGEVSIYSAAERVTKAFELIRKYPDLPFIFSGFSNRLSPIGVSEADAFKQLVAEQGLLDRNAHYENQSRNTYENVILMKPMILDLGARGIKEADAPPKPWLLITSASHMYRSVKIFQKQGISVIPVSVDYQTGNRLNWSSFDLMEGGKLWNNFLHEAVGLLAYWITGKI
- a CDS encoding YqgE/AlgH family protein translates to MAYSADHLANQFLIAMPGMVDPNFAGSVIYLFEHTERGAMGLVINRPTELDMGALFEKIEVKLEAEPVSEQPVYFGGPVQIERGFVLHEPSTEVAYSSSLAVPGGLTMTTSKDVLEAVATGSGPSKFLMTLGYAGWSAGQLEEEITLNGWINVPLSQQQMIEIIFNTPSSQRYERTMGLLGFDSSHLSGEAGHA
- the ruvX gene encoding Holliday junction resolvase RuvX; the protein is MPESIKKDVELTVMAFDFGTRRIGVAVGNTLTCLGQPIKTIAESSSDGAFKVIEGLLREWRPNRLVVGLPCHPDGTEHEMSAKARRFGNQLHGRFQLPVEWVDERYTSAVLEGDPDMRDNLDAESAALILEQYFLEKNWIN
- the pyrR gene encoding bifunctional pyr operon transcriptional regulator/uracil phosphoribosyltransferase PyrR, producing the protein MNAEQSYLKLLDTLSQRKKAGDSFELTGLAMGGAWIAERLATDLNFSHFGIINVAFHRDDYAEKGMTALRTAGTMPTHLPFEVNSANVILIDDVLLTGRTVRAALNELFDFGRPAQVELMVLADRENRELPISADFVGEQVSVPDNQILVLQKDNAGKFSFQLEERAA
- a CDS encoding aspartate carbamoyltransferase catalytic subunit, giving the protein MNDLVNAPVNQFNAAGELTHLLTLEGLPKEQILHILDTAQRFVSVTDPAREVKKVPLLRGKSVFNLFFENSTRTRTTFEIAAKRLSADVINLDISTSSTAKGESLLDTIDNLVAMQADIFVVRHGVSRAPIEIAQHVPAHVHVVNAGDGSHQHPTQGLLDMYTMRHFKKDFSGLKIAIVGDIVHSRVAKSNICALRTLGCTDICAIGPESLLPSNLDMLGVKVFHSMEEGLKGVDVVMTLRIQKERMEVGQVPEGDAFFKQYGLTPTRLALAKPDAIVMHPGPMNRGVEIDSAVADGSQSVILNQVSFGIAVRMAVMSIVASN
- the rfbB gene encoding dTDP-glucose 4,6-dehydratase yields the protein MILVTGGAGFIGGNFVLDWLKVPSNEGVVNLDKLTYAGNLATLDSLKHDARHTFVHGDIGDKELVANLLREHRPRAVINFAAESHVDHSIHGPAEFVTTNIVGTFNLLECAREYWNNLDDSAKSNFRFHHVSTDEVYGSLSASDPAFTETNSYKPNSPYSASKAASDHLVRAWFHTYGFPVLTTNCSNNYGPYHFPEKLIPLAILNALNSKPLPIYGDGEQIRDWLYVGDHCSAIREVLAKGTLGESYNIGGWNEKDNIDVVKMICTILDELKPRADGKSYVDQITYVKDRPGHDRRYAIDASKVERELGWKPAETFDTGILKTVQWYLDNPVWIEGVVSGSYRGWLSK
- the rfbD gene encoding dTDP-4-dehydrorhamnose reductase; amino-acid sequence: MNILVFGKDGQLGKTFQEVLGRLGSALIAKLVIQYVGRSECDLSNEEALNQLLNQFQPQFIINASAYTAVDKAETDSFAAFAINARAPEIMAQYAANHGATFLHFSTDYVFDGEKYGFYLEDDLLNPLGVYGKSKAAGEEAIARAFFQVKGIGQYAIFRTSWIYGGGSNFIRTILRLAKDREELKIIDDQFGVPTSANWLAQVSLNLALDEHACLRRFVSGIYHAVPAGETTWHGLGCLAVQVALDAGVILKTNPDAIKPILAADYPLPAPRPMNSTMSSDKLRLALSGLEVNASNSYNDSVGIIEFPEWDVMVRKYVISLARDQLI
- the rfbA gene encoding glucose-1-phosphate thymidylyltransferase RfbA — encoded protein: MAINRKGIILAGGSGTRLYPVTQAVSKQLMPVYDKPMVYYPLTTLMLAGIRDILLISTPHDSPRFAELLGDGSQWGLNIAYCIQPSPDGLAQAFTLGKNFIGNNPSALVLGDNIFYGHELVDKLDSANERVSCATIFAYHVKDPSRYGVIEFDKDCKALSIKEKPLNPRSSYAVTGLYFYDNQVCDIASSIQPSARGELEITDINRVYLEKNQLRVEIMGRGFAWLDTGTHDSLLDAAGFIATLQKRQGLMVSCPEEIAYRQGWITAEDVLTIATKLYKSNYGQYLARLLNEVNAPAQSGSMSHTKTVGLR
- the rfbC gene encoding dTDP-4-dehydrorhamnose 3,5-epimerase, whose amino-acid sequence is MSILSKFQVMPTAIHDVLVIEPTVFVDHRGCFIESFNALDFAAATGLTVNFVQDNHSFSGQWTLRGMHYQLKQTQGKLVRVVVGRIFDVTVDIRKNSPTYGKWAGLELSAQNHKQLWIPAGLAHGFLVLSETAEFLYKTTDYYHPQSEACLAWDDPTVGIDWPLPAGIPPNMNAKDSAGLSWDVAPKF
- the waaC gene encoding lipopolysaccharide heptosyltransferase I, yielding MSTSPKILLVKLSSLGDVLHNLPIVWDLRARLPDAQIDWVVEEGYVHLLEPLLSRDGFRGIDRIIPFGLRRWKKNIFKLATWKEFFAFKNALQVCTYDVLIETQGLLKSAIVCSLAKKSSDVVVAGLANATEFSGYEPLSRSFYNQPVRVPKRCHAVDRSRWVMCSALDLPLLERSDAPEFYPKAFVKNIPSAVIQGLKVPFILCFHSTAREAKRWSNDDWITLGKDLSARGYQVVFPWGSAKEKSVSMSLAEQIPGALVPPSFSIEEAFSVIAGAALTVGVDTGLTHLAAVLDKLTVEIYCDSPRWKTEGYWSDRICNVGDIQNPASVQEVLGASLKLLDQA
- a CDS encoding TolC family protein; the encoded protein is MTSTRFRLPQLTAFGVILGQAFGLGVYPSAALAQSANGAKSSLPSRVSAQSLAGLDMPPQMVALPKQAIPINVAPSNVSANSATNTSQVTDLIRLYQEAAFSDPVLNAARFNYQASKELYWQGLSLLLPQASAVPGGTRYYQHAAGNTPASSYPSNRVYDQKNYTVTLTQPVFNMAAFEAFKQGDLNTKIADMRFYLAQQDLIIRVSQAYFDALTSQDNVELYRNKKGLIKQQLEIAQAKFDAGLATIVDVNTAQAALDLANSQEIAAQADLIVKRGVLEQLVGRPVSALKPLTKEAKIDGVLKDPRSKAKDSNGIPVADNVNPHLPQGQTLEDWIHQAEAANFNVLAGQLSVSLAESSYNASQALNYPSLNFVGTAGYNTSNGSANSLTPSQTNIYNNTIALQMTIPLVSGGYNSSLIRQNAALLDAAKANYDNARRTAAQSTRAAFTGFYGGLASVKAYEAAERSSTSALESSKLGFQVGTLINIDVLIALDTVITTRSQLQQARYNTIMNAIKLKAHAAALSDEDLISINTLLR